The Chryseobacterium glaciei DNA window GATTGAATATAAAACCCCCGATCGAAAGCGAGGGGATTTTTTGTATCCGGAATTAAAGGAAAAATAACTAAATTCGTATAGTTATAATCAAAAAATAAAGTTCAGATGAAGTGTAATAAAATAATTTTAATTGTTGGTTTATTGTTATTTCAGTTAAATTTTGCTCAGGAAAAAGCAGAGGTTGTTTTAAACAAAGCTCTTACAGAAGCAAAAGCTCAAAACAAAAATGTTCTTTTGGTTTTTCACGCATCGTGGTGTAAGTGGTGCAAAATGATGGAAAAAAACATGAATCTTCCTGAAACAAAACCATTATTCGATAAAAATTTTGTAACCGCTTATCTTGATGTTCAGGAAAGAGGTGAAAAGAAAAGCCTTGAAAATCCTGGCGGACAGGAAATAATGAACAAATATAAAGGTGAAAATGCCGGACTTCCTTTTTGGCTTGTACTAGATCCGAAAGGAAAAGTATTGGCAGATTCTTTTGATGAAAAAGGAGATAATTTAGGCTCACCGGCAACACCTGAAGAAGTTAATTCTTTTATAGCTAAGCTGGAAAAATCATCTAAGTTAAATAAAGAAGAGCTTCAGACTATTCAAAGTGTATTTGTGAAAAAAGTGCAATAATAAAAAGCTCAAGAAAAATTGAAATGCCTCTAAAAGTGTAAATTTTAGAGGCATTTTTTTGTTTTTTACAGCGAAAAAACTCCCCAAACAAAATGTTCAGGGAGTTAATATAATTTTTATTTACCAAAGAATATTTCGTCTTTCTTTTGTTGTTCTACATATATTTCCTGAAATTTTACAGGCATATAATTGTAAAGATCATTCCAATATTGAATTTTTGTGTGCTTTTTAAAGCTTTCAAAAGATCTTACAAAAAGGTTTTCTATCATATCTTTTACATAAGAATTTCCTTTTTTGTAAATGAATTCCATCAGTTTAATATGATGTCCTATGATATTAATCTTAGATTCTAATAAAAGATCTTTCAGATAATTGATAGTCGCCTGCATAACCCCGGCGAAATTATTTTGTTTTGATAGTTGAGTGATTTCACTTCTGATTGTTGGATAGAAAAATTTTAAATACTCTACAGCCATTTTCTGATTAATAGTTTGCATTTGCACATTCATCATAATTAATATTTTTCGAATACTTCTATTGCCGCGAAAACCGTACCAAACTTATAAGCAGGCAGCAAAAACAAATACACCTATTATGATAGCAATATGAGTTGCCAATATTTCCATATTGTGTCTGGAATTAGACTGTTTCCATTGTTTCCAGTCGAATTCTTTTCTGATTTTTGTCTTCATAATTTTAACTTTTTTGTAATAAAATGGGTGAAATATGTAATAAAAAATTTCACATTCCATGTTTATAAATTTGTTTTGAATAAATTTTCTGCAAGTCCAGAGAAATATGAGTAAAAATGGCCTTTCTATATTCTTCGTTGCAAAATGTGGTAAAATTGTCCAGAGAATAAATAAAAGTACTTTCTACAGCGTTTTTCAGCTTTACATCGCCGTTTTTGTAAATCTCATCCATCTTTTGTAAGCTTTTAAATAAAAGATTTCTGTCGTTTTGGCGGATCATGTTTTTAATACAATCCGTAAAAGTCTGGATAACACTGTAAGAATTTTGACTTTTATTGTTTTCCAATTCATTTTGAATGTCGGGAACCACATCTGTAATTTCCTGAGCAGCTTGTAAATAATTCATATTTTTATTGATTTTGATCTAAAATTTTAATGAAAACACCAGAAATAAAGACGACCAATAAAGCGATCAATATAACATGATAAGGCTTTAACCATTTTGGCGTTTTCGGGCCTTTGCTTTTTAATCTTCTTAATGTGTCCAATCTGTTTAATGTCTTTAAGTCCATTGTGTATGTTTTGAAGACTAAATGCCAAATTACATTCCTTTTAATATTAATTTGATTTAAATGGTTTAAAATCAATTTGTTATTTAATTTTAATTAAAATTTTAAAGCAAAAAAGCCTGTCAAAATGATAAGGTTTTTATCAGAATGAAAAGAAAGGATTAGATGTTTAGGGGAGAAGTTTATTTTTAATTATATCAATAATTATATTTGTTTCCTCTAAAATATTTAAATCTATTTCTAAGTGTTTTAATATGACTATTTTAATTAGTTCGGTTATAAGTTGTTTTAGAATAGTTTTATGTACTTGTTTCATCAATTAATATTTTGACAAAACTGTATTTTCAACAAAGCTTACTAAAGGACATAAATTAAAAGTTTAATTTATTGATTATTAGATTGTTAAATATTTTGTTAATTTGTTCTGTTTTTGTAATTATTTGATTGTGAGTAATTTATTTATTTTTAAGACCATTTTTTTGGCGCAATTTTGTCCATTCTTTTTTTTGAGACGATAGAATGAATATCTTTGCAATCCATAAAAATCAAAAGATGTTTTCAAAAATAGTAGTACACAGAGTAGGAAATAAAATCAACGGAGAGTCTTTAATACTTTCTCAGGAAGAATTGCAGTTGGAAGAAGGAATGGCAGAATCGCTTGAAGATTATTTTTTAGGGTCTTTTAAGTCTGAGGAAACGTTTAATTTTTACAGTGATACCTATTTGGTAAATAATCATGTTTTCAGTTCTGTATCTGAAATTTTTGATGATAAAGCCAAGTTTCTTTGGGAAGCCGAAAATATTGCGAAGCATCTTTTTGAAGTTGCCGAAAACCCAAGAGTTATGGGTGGTGAACTATTCATCGTTTATTTTGAAGACGATAGAGAAGGTGATGAAAAAGTAGATAAGATCGGAATTTTTAAAACTGAAAAAAGAGAACCATTCTTAAAAATAGCTCCTCAAGGCGAAAGTTTTGAAATTGAAAAAGACTTGGGAATTGGTTTGTCAAAAATTGATAAAGCGGCTTTGATCTACAATAATCATAAAGAAACAGGGTATGTACTTTCTGTGGTTGACAACAACAAGAACGGAGATATGTATTACTGGTTTGAGGATTTCTTAAAGGTAAAACAACGTGACGACGAATATTTTCATACACAGGAAGCCTTAATGGTGTACAAAGATTACATCACCAAACAACTTCCTCAGGAATTTGAAGTTTCCAAAGCAGATCAGGCAGATTTCTTAAATAAATCAATCAATTTCTTTAAAGAAAAAGAAGAGTTTAAACTAGATGAATTTGCAAGTGAGGTCTTAGTAGATGAGCATGTGATCGAAAGTTTTAATAATTTTAAAACAGATTACGAACAGGATATGCAGATCAATATTGCGGAAGAATTCCCGATCAGTGAAGCAGCTGTTAAGAAGACACAAAGACATTTCAAGAGTATCATTAAATTAGATAAAAACTTCCACATCTACATCCACGGAGATCGCCAGAAATTGGCTACAGGAGAAGATGAAAAAGGGAAGTACTACATGTTATATTTCGATAAAGAAGTTTAAACTATAAAATCGTCTGGTTAATTAATAAAATGATAACTTTATAACCAATCATAAAATATTCGTTATGAAGTTCATGATCATTTTCTGGGCGCTTTATATGTTGTTTTTTTGCATACCGTTTCCGATTTTTATTTATACGCTAAATTCGGAAACACTCTTAGAACCAAGAAATTCGTTGACTGCCGGCTATATTTATCTTGGTTTTTCTGTTTTGGTGTGGTTGTATGTAATTATCTTTTTTATCAATAATCTTTTCGTAAAAACTTTTAAAGCTAAAAGTACGATCAATAATATTCTCAAAAACGGAACACCAAGAGAAGCGAAAATTATTAATTATCAATTGATAAAATATAATGCTAAATCGAATGTCAATGCTATTCAGATCAAACTTTCTTTTCAGAATCTAAGGAATATTATGATTGAGCATGAGCTTTTTTTTCATGATATTAAACCTCAGGAAAAAAGATTTGATGTAGGTAAAACAGTCAAAGTTTTACTGAATCCTAATACATCAGAAGAACCTTATTTTATTTTAAGTGGTCAACAGACCAAATTTAATCCTGTCGGAATGGTCTTGAGAATTTTGTTTGTAGTTTTTATGATCGCCTATGTTATTGGACTGTATTACTATTTCTACACCACAGAATCCTTTGATTTTGGATGGCGGTTTCTGACTTTCATGCATCCGATTATTTTCAGTGGAGTGATGTTTTTATTGACCATTTTGGTCTATCAAATGATCGTCGGAAAGTTTTTAAAAAAAACAAAAGAAGAGAAAATTCTTTTTGCCGGAAGAAATGCCGAGGCAGAAATTATCAGTGTAAGTCAAACAGGTTTAACAGTGAATAATCAACCTCAGATCATATTTCAGGTGAGTTTTAAAGATTTTAAGGGTAAAGAATATATTACAGTGTTCAAAAAAATTGTCAACCTTCTGGATTTGGCTTCTGTTCCCAGACAAGGCAAAATCGAGATCATGTATGATGAAAATAATCCTTCAAAAATTACAATTCCGAGAATGAATTAAATTAAAACATTACTTCTTCCTAAAAAACAACGCCCGACTATATTCATAATTCATTCTTGCAATATTTAACACAGAAATTCCCTGCGGACATTCTACTTCACAGGCTTCGGTGTTGGAACAGTGACCGAAATGTTCAACATCCATTTGTTTCACCATATTTAAAACACGGTTGCTTCTTTCTTCCTTTCCTTGTGGAAGTAAAACCATATGCGTGATTTTTGCAGAAGTAAATAGGGCAGCACTGGCATTTTTACAGGTCGCCACACATGCTCCACAGCCAATACATGCCGCGGAATCAAAGGCTTCTTCTGCAATTTGATGAGTAATCGGAATGGCCGTTGCATCGGGAGCCTGACCAGTATTAATGGAAACAAAACCGCCGGAAGAAATAATTCTGTCAAAAGCAGAACGGTCTACTTTTAAATCCTTTTTTACGGGAAATGCATCTGCTCGGAAAGGTTCAATCAAAACAGTTTCTCCATCTCTGAAAGAACGTAAATGAAGCTGGCACGTTGTTGTGTTTTTTAAAGGTCCATGAGCTAACCCGTTAATCATCATTCCGCATTGTCCGCAGATTCCTTCGCGACAATCGTGGTCGAATTCTACAGGTTCATCACCCTGAACAATTAGTTTCTCATTTAAGGTATCCAGCATTTCAAGGAAAGACATGTGAGGATTTAATGCGGTTAAATCATAATTCACCAGTTTTCCTTCACTCTGATTATCTTTCTGTCTCCATATCTTAAGGTGTAAATCCATAATTTCTGTGTTTTATTTATAGCTTCTTACAGTTGGTTGTATTTCTTCGAATATCAAAGGTTCTTTAATTAATTCAGGTTCATTATTTTCACCTTTCCAAGCCCACGCTGAGATGAATTGAAATTCTGAGTCATTCCTCAATGCTTCTCCATCCGGAGTTTGATATTCTTCACGAAAATGCGCTCCACAAGATTCATTTCTCGTTAAAGCATCATAACACATCAGTTCACCGATTTCAAAATAATCAGCTACACGACCTGCTTTTTCGAGTTCAGTATTCATTGTGTCACCTTGTCCGGAAACTTTCACGTTTGTATAAAACTCCTGTTTCAGTTTTTTGATTTCTTCGATAGCATATTTCAGACCTTCTTCATTTCGGGCTAAACCACAATAATCATAAAGAAGTTTCCCTAATGTTTTATGGAAATGGTCAACAGTTTTTGTTCCATTAATATTGATAAAACCTTTAATCTGTTGCTTAACTTCATTTTCAGCTTTTTCAAATTCAATATTATCCGTTGAAATTTTTCCGGTGTGAATTTCATTTGATAAAAAATTCGCAATCGTGTAAGGAGCAATAAAATATCCATCTACAGAAGCTTGAAGCAAAGAATTCGCGCCCAGTCGATTCGCACCGTGATCGGCAAAATTCGCTTCACCCAATGCAAATAATCCAGGAATGGTGGTCATTAATTCATAATCTACCCAAAGTCCACCCATCGAAAAGTGGGCAGAAGGAGAGATCATCATCGGTTCTTCGTAAGCATTGTAGCCCGTTATTTTAAGATACATTTCGAATAAATTGCCATATTTCTCCTGAATTTTTTCTTTTCCCTGTTCGTTAATTGCTTTGGAAAAATCAAGGTAGACCGCATTTTTTAACGGACCGATTCCAAAACCTGCATCAATTCTTTCTTTTGCTGCTCTTGATGAAATATCTCTTGGCGCTAAATTTCCAAATGCAGGATATTTTCTTTCCAAATAATAATCTCTTTCGCTTTCGGGAATATCGTTGGGTTTTCTGGTCTCATTTTCTTTTAGAGGAACCCAAATTCTGCCGTCATTTCGTAAAGACTCTGACATCAAAGTTAATTTTGACTGATAATCTCCAGACTGTGGCAGGGAAGTAGGGTGTACCTGAATCCAGCTTGGAGACGCCATCAAGGCTCCTTTTTTATGAGCTCTCCAAATCGCAGAACCGTTGCAACCCATCGCCAAAGTCGATAAATAATAGATTTTACCATAACCTCCCGTTGCCAAAACAACTGCGTGAGCGGAGTGTCTTTCAATATCTCCTGTGTCTAAATTTCTAACGATAATTCCTCTTGCTTTTCCATCAATCATTACCAAATCCAGCATTTCGTGTCTTGAAAATAACTGAACGCTGCCTTTTCCAACCTGTCGCATTAAAGCTTGATAAGATCCCAATAACAATTGTTGTCCGGTTTGTCCTCTAGCATAAAAAGTTCTGCTTACCTGAACGCCACCGAAAGAACGGTTGTTCAAATAACCACCATATTCTCTTCCGAATGGAACACCTTGTGCAACGGCTTGGTCGATGAGATTCAGCGAGCATTCTGCCATTCTGTAGACATTGGCTTCACGTGCTCTGAAGTCGCCACCCTTTAAGGTGTCAACGAACATTCTATAGACACTATCGCCATCATTTTTATAATTTTTGGCAGCATTTACACCACCTTGAGCAGCCACGGAATGCGCTCTCCTTGGACTGTCCTGAAAGCAAAATGATTTGACATTGTAGCCCATTTCACCCAAAGAGGCAGCGAGAGAACTTCCTGCTAATCCTGTTCCCACAACAATAATATCTAACTTTTTACGGTTGGCAGGATTCACAAGCTTGGCTTTCTTTTTATAGTTGTCCCATTTTTGTTCTAAAGGTCCTTCCGGTATTTTTGAATCTAAAATCATAGTTTCTCAATTTAATTCGCAGTGAAGAATACATAAATTGGCATTAAAGCAAATCCAACACTGATGATGATTGAATAAGCAATTCCAATGGTTTTGAACCATTTTATAAACTTCGGATGAAATAATCCTAATGTTCTTACAGCGCTGTAAATACCATGGATGAGGTGATAGCATAACGCAACCATTGATAAAACATAAATGATGACATACCACCATTCTTTAAAAACAGTTACTACAAGAATATAGAGGTCTTTATTTCCATTTTCATCCAAAGGTGGATTTCCGAATTTATAGATATACCAAAAATTTTGAAAATGAATCACCAGAAAAATTAATAATAATGTTCCGAGAATTCCCATATTTCGGGAAGCCCATTTACTGGCTCTTCCTCTTTTGTCAGATTGGTAAATTCCGCCTGATTTTTTGTTTTTTAACGTAATTATTAATCCGTCAATAGCATGAAGAATAATACTTGCATATAAAACGTAGGAGACGATTTTAATGACAATGTTTCCCGACAGAAAATGTGAATAGACATTAAACTGAAGATGGGCTTGCTCTTGCGGTAAAAAAAGCTGAAGATTCCCCAAAAAATGGATCAACAGAAAGAAGCTCAGGAATAATCCTGTAAGACACATCAGCATTTTTCTTGATAAGGTAGACAGCATGTTTTTTGTTTTTATGTTAGATAAAGGTTGGGAGATGGAAGATGGAAGTTTATGAAAAATGATGTTAATATGCACTAATAAAACCTCCAGCTTCCCTCTTCCAACTTCCCGCTTTTTAATAATATCCTAGAACTTTCATCCAAAGTCCGCCGACTCCCATGTAGATAATCAACAGGACAATTCCGATTTCCAAACCGCGAAGCCACCAAGCTTTTAAATCGACATATCCACTTCCAAAGAAAACTGGAGCAGGGCCATGACCGTAATGCGTCAACACACCATAAATTGATCCTAAAAATCCAAGCATCATAGCCAACAACATCGGAGGAATTCCCACTGCAACGCCAACTCCTAATAAGGCGGCGTACATTGCAGCAACGTGAGCTGTTGCACTCGCAAAAATATAATGGCTAAAGAAGTACACGAGAATAATTACAGGAAAAGCAACTGTCCATGTCATGTGCCCGATTTTAACTTTAATTAAATCACTAAACCATCCAATGAATCCCAATTCGTTGAGTGAACTCGCCATCATCACCAGAACGGCAAACCAAACTATGGTATCCCAAGCTCCTTTTTCAGATTTTACATCTTCCCAGGTCAATACTGATGTTAATAAAAGTAAGGTTAATCCAATGAAAGCGGTTGTGGTTGCATCAATTGATAATGCTCCACCAAAAATCCAAAGACCTAATAAAATGAAGAATGCTAATAACATCAACCATTCATTTTTAGAAATTGGTCCCATTTCTTTTAATTTTTGAGCGGCCATTTTGGGAGCATCGCTGGTTTTCTTTAATTCAGGTGGATATAATTTGTATAAAACTAATGGAACTACAAAAAACGCCACCAATCCCGGAACAAAACCTGCAGCAGCCCAAGACATCCATGTAATATTGATTCCTAAATTGGCCGCAAATTTCTGACACATCGGGTTACTTGCCGTGCCTGTTAAGAACATAGAAGATGAGATCAAATTCATGTAATAACTGTTTAATGTTAAAAATGAACCGAGCTTTCTATGAGTTTCAGGTTTTTCAGGAACGGAATCAAAACTTATCGCCATAGATTTCATGATCGGATAAATAATTCCGCCACCTCTTGCCGTATTACTCGGAATAGCGGGAGCTAAACAAACGTCTGCCAACCCTAATCCGTAAGCCAGTCCTAAAGAACTTTTACCGAAAATTCTGATGAATAAAAAGGCAATTCTGTTTCCTAAACCTGTTTTAATAAAGCCTCTTGCGATAAAGAATGAAATCCCGATCAGCCAGATTACTTTGTCTCCAAAGCCTGAAAGTGCTTTTGTGATTGATTTTCCTGCATCTCCAGGAGCTACAACTTGTGTTAAAGCTGTAAATCCGATAGCCATCATACACATGGTTCCCATCGGAGCTGCTTTTAAGATAATTCCTAAAATGGTGGCTGCGAAAATGGCAAATAAATGCCACGCATTTTCCGCAACGCCTTCCGGAGCAGGAATAAACCATATGATAAGGGCAACAGCAAAGGTGATTGCTATGGCTTTGATATTAATTTCTTTCATAATAGTTAGTTTTAATGATTAAAATCTACTTTGTACCTGAACAATGAATAGATTATTGTTGTATTGTGAGGTGTTTGCAATGCTGTGTTTGTAACGGTCGAATTGCACTCCGAGCTGAATTCTGGCGCCATAATTTTTCAAAAATTCTAATCCAAACATTGGAGTTATTGTTTGTCTTGGATTTGAATTTAATCTGAAATTGGTGTCCAAATACTCATAACGACAAGACAATTCGAAAGCACTTAAATTTCTATGATTGATTTCGTATCGTAAATTCGGAAGAAAGTAAGCTCCACGAATCAGGTATTCATCAGGATTATCTGGTCTGAGTTCTGGTGCAACGGCAAAATACAACGGATGATTGGTTCCCTGTTTTGCTTCCAGTTGCATATCTAAACTCCATTTTGAATCAAAATTGACTAATGAATTTAAATCAACTCCAACAGCATAAATTTTCTTTCCGAAAACCTCACCGATACCTCCATTTAAGCCTAGATTTAAATTATATTTTTTAGCTAAACCAAAAACTAATCGGCTTGAATATTGTTTCCCGTCATCGTTATCATTGACTTGATTTTTCCCGTTTCCATTCACAACAGAAATAGCGTATTGGAAAGGGATTTTACCTAATTCAAGTTGGCCTGTTGCGGAAATTCCGATTTGGAAGCTTGTCCAGCCTAATTTCCCGAATTCGGTGTATTGATTTGACCAGTCTAGCGATTTAATGATGTCGATAGGATAGGTTTCTTCAATACCGAACCAAGGTCTGAATTGTCCGACCGTAAAGGCTAATTTCGGATTGAAAGTGTATTTTAAGTAAGCATTTTCGAGAACTCTGCTTTTGGGATCGTTTTTGAAATCGGCTAAATTGGCCAAAGCAACAACTTCAGTTCGTTTGCTGATCTGCGCCCGAACCTGAACTCTCATGTATTTAATCATGAAATTATTATTGGTTCCCGAGCCGTCACTGTGATGAAGTCCGTTTACATCCACATCATTTTTCATTCCGACCAGATATCTTGCCTGAAACAGACCTTTTATCTGAAGAACAGGATATTTTACGTTGTCTTCGGTTTCTTGTTTAGCGTGCAGAGAGTCTGGAACCTGAGCTTTTGCTGAAAAATAAAACAGCATAAGACAAAGCAAGAGACTCATTTTTTTTGTTGAAAAAAAGGTCATAGAATTTGTGTTTAGTGAGTAGCATTATTTTTTTAAGCTAAGAATCTGAAGTTTACTGATCAGAACTCTTTTTAAGAGGAAATAAAGGGGAAGTTTTTCATATAATATTTTTTAGATTTAAGTGAAAATTAATCTTGAATTCTAATTATGTATTCAATGATTTTTAAATGTATTCTTGATTTGGTGATATAAATTTAATAATTTTTGTTTAATTAACATAAAATTTTCAAACTGTAATGTAAAATTCATGTGAATAATCAGTTATGATGAATTTAGAATAATTATTAGCTCTATTTTTAGTATATTATTAGTAAAAAGGCCTTTTAAAAATGAATAATGGAAATGTTTTTGTGCTGATTTCAAGGTGTTTTACGGAAGCTATCCTCCGCATTAACGATGCTTTAACGTTTTAAACATTTGGTACCACATCGTAATATTGCTTTAAAAAATTCGTTATATTTGATAGATTAAAGAATTATATGAATTTTGTAGATTGTCATGAAGAGCCCATACATATTCCTGGGTATATACAAAGTTTTGGGTATCTGATTGGCATTGATGTAGAATCTCATTCCATTACTTTTTTTAGCCAGAATATTTCCAACATTTTCAGTATTGAGAATGTTGAATTTCTTTTTGGCAAAAAAATAAATGACTTTCCTGAAATATTTAAAAGCATTATAGATTCTGACATTTATCATTCATTACATAAATTTACAAGAAGAGAAAACGAAACTTATTTTGATAAAATTTTCGTTGGTGAAAAGGAATATCATTTTTCGGTTTTCAGAAGTAAAAATCATATTTTTCTTGAATTTGAGCAAGTTTTAAAAAATCCGAACAAACGTATTTCGAATAAATACGATAATTTTTACATCATCGATAATGCACAGGAAATTTGGGAGCAATTATTAAGTACACTTTCAAAAATCGTGAATTATGACCGAATGATGGTGTATAAATTCATGTTAGACGGCTCAGGAAAGGTAATTGCAGAAAAAAGAAATAAAAATTTAGAAAGCTATTTGGGACTTCATTATCCCGAATCTGATATTCCGAGACAGGCGAGGGAATTATACATGAAGAAGAGGAAGAGAATTTTCAGTAATGTATATTCCGAAACTGTTCCAATTTTTAGCAAAACGAAACAAAATATTGATCTTACATTTACCGGATCTCGAGGTATGTCGCCTATTCATGGGCAGTATATCAAGAATTCCGGGGCGTCTTCAAGTTTCAGCGTGTCTATTATTATTGATGATAAACTTTGGGGTTTGGTGACATGTCAAAATTCTGAGGCGAAACATATTGACCTTGAAGACAGGGTTCAGGCAGGAATTTTCACGGCTTTGGCGTCCAATGCCTATTCATCATTTAAATCTAAAAAAGAGCTTGAGTTTCGTATAAGTTTAGAAGGAAAATCGTCTTATTTGAAATCGGATTTTCTGAGACATAACACGTTATTTGATTCTTTAATTGAAAATAAAAAAGAGATAAGAGAATTGCCTGAAGCTGATGGTTTGATCATTGTTTCTGATGAAGATATTGTAACGGATGGCGTAACGCCTGAACGTTCTGTCATTGGAAAAATCGTTAATTGGGCGCATGAAAATACGCAGGAAAGTCTGTACGTAAACCGTAGTTTCCTTAAAGAATATGGTGAGGAATTAGGCTTGAATGAAAATGCAGCAGGAATCATCATTTATTTTATCGAAAGAAGTAAAAACGAAATGCTGATCTGGTTCCGAAAAGAATTTGATGAACATATTAACTGGGCTGGAAATCCTGAAAAACAAATAGGTGTTTTTTCGCAAAACGGTGAAGAAAAACACATTATTTCTCCAAGAACTTCTTTTCAGACTTTTACAGAAAATATCAAAGGAAATTCCAGAAGGTGGAGTTCTAGAAATCTCAGTGCGATACAATCTGTACGTGATGTAAT harbors:
- a CDS encoding ATP-binding protein, which translates into the protein MNFVDCHEEPIHIPGYIQSFGYLIGIDVESHSITFFSQNISNIFSIENVEFLFGKKINDFPEIFKSIIDSDIYHSLHKFTRRENETYFDKIFVGEKEYHFSVFRSKNHIFLEFEQVLKNPNKRISNKYDNFYIIDNAQEIWEQLLSTLSKIVNYDRMMVYKFMLDGSGKVIAEKRNKNLESYLGLHYPESDIPRQARELYMKKRKRIFSNVYSETVPIFSKTKQNIDLTFTGSRGMSPIHGQYIKNSGASSSFSVSIIIDDKLWGLVTCQNSEAKHIDLEDRVQAGIFTALASNAYSSFKSKKELEFRISLEGKSSYLKSDFLRHNTLFDSLIENKKEIRELPEADGLIIVSDEDIVTDGVTPERSVIGKIVNWAHENTQESLYVNRSFLKEYGEELGLNENAAGIIIYFIERSKNEMLIWFRKEFDEHINWAGNPEKQIGVFSQNGEEKHIISPRTSFQTFTENIKGNSRRWSSRNLSAIQSVRDVILETSHKQYNAIKELNNQLRKVNEELDSFSYTISHDLGTPLTVMKLNAQMLLSNFEKTDKNKNKLTSIIEEIDGMAEMMHDVLQLSRAKHSEIELEIVQPANTIKKISDNAKITFESPQSEIVIKDCPEVLADKTMMHQVFLNIINNAVKYSSQHERPRVEIEGFEEGENIIYRISDNGIGIPEEDKHKMFKIFNRMDNAKKFKGNGVGLSIVHRIMNRIGGNVDYESNKDGTSFILTFKKP